A region from the Falco peregrinus isolate bFalPer1 chromosome 19, bFalPer1.pri, whole genome shotgun sequence genome encodes:
- the TMEM106C gene encoding transmembrane protein 106C, with amino-acid sequence MGSALSLPVSGAPPRQRQKPEDDDDDLLNSRGRVEDIAKFPYVEFTGQDSITCPTCQGTGCIPTEQVNELVALIPYSDQRLRPQRTKLYVLLSVLLCLLISGLVVFFLFPHSVLVNDDGIKVVQVWFDKKNSVVILAITATLRIRNSNFYSVTVTSLTSQVQYMNTVVGTQQITNVSSIQPLSDKLVNFTVKAELGGPFSYVYYFCTFPKVKVHNIVIFMRTSVKLSYIGHMTQSALETYHYVDCSTNSTAALDPLPLQSLSTQGAAREAKSKP; translated from the exons ATGGGCTCTGCGCTTTCCCTCCCTGTTAGCGGTGCCCCCccaaggcagaggcagaagccagaggatgatgatgatgacttACTCAACAGCCGAGGCCGTGTGGAAGACATCGCCAAGTTTCCGTATGTTGAATTCACAGGTCAGGACAGCATCACCTGCCCCACCTGCCAAGGCACTGGCTGCATTCCCACAG AGCAGGTAAATGAGCTGGTGGCGCTGATACCCTACAGTGACCAACGGCTTCGTCCGCAGAGAAC GAAGCTGTATGTCCTGCTCTccgtgctgctctgcctgctgatATCAGGGCTGGTggtcttcttcctcttcccacaCTCCGTCCTGGTCAACGATGATGGTATTAAAGTGGTTCAGGTTTGGTTCGACAAGAAGAACTCCGTTGTTATTCTTGCCATCACG GCCACCTTACGGATCAGGAACTCCAACTTCTACTCGGTGACAGTGACCAGCCTGACCAGCCAGGTGCAGTACATGAACACTGTGGTGGGCACCCAGCAGATCACCAATGTCTCTAGCATCCAGCCGCTGAGTGACAAACTG gTGAATTTCACTGTGAAGGCGGAGCTGGGAGGACCCTTCTCTTATGTGTA TTACTTTTGCACATTCCCCAAGGTGAAGGTACATAACATCGTGATCTTCATGAG gACGTCAGTGAAGCTCTCTTACATCGGCCACATGACACAGAGCGCTTTGGAAACGTACCACTACGTGGACTGCAGCACCAACTCCACGGCTGCCCTGGACCCGCTACCTCTGCAGTCCCTCTCGACACAAGGCGCAGCCAGGGAAGCCAAGAGCAAGCCCTGA
- the COL2A1 gene encoding LOW QUALITY PROTEIN: collagen alpha-1(II) chain (The sequence of the model RefSeq protein was modified relative to this genomic sequence to represent the inferred CDS: deleted 2 bases in 2 codons), with the protein MPGRPLPPLRPLPLLRLLPLLLPLLLLLPPPPAAAQDRDLPEAGSCLQDGQSYRDKDVWKPEPCRICVCDTGTVLCDEIICEELRDCPSPEIPFGECCPICPTDQPSGQPGPKGQKGEPGDIKDVVGPRGPPGPQGPAGEQGQRGDRGEKGEKGAPGPRGRDGEPGTPGNPGPPGPPGPPGPPGLGGNFAAQMAGGFDEKAGGAQMGVMQGPMGPMGPRGPPGPSGSPGPQGFQGNPGEPGEPGAAGPMGPRGPPGPPGKPGDDGETGKPGKSGERGPPRPQGARGFPGTPGLPGVKGHRGYPGLDGAKGEAGAPGAKGESGSPGENGSPGPMGPRGLPGERGRPGPSGAAGARGNDGLPGPAGPPGPVGPAGAPGFPGAPGSKGEAGPTGARGPEGAQGPRGESGTPGSPGPAGAPGNPGTDGIPGAKGSAGAPGIAGAPGFPGPRGPPGPQGATGPLGPKGQTGEPGIAGFKGEQGPKGETGPAGPQGAPGPAGEEGKRGARGEPGAAGPVGPPGERGAPGNRGFPGQDGLAGPKGAPGERGPAGLAGPKGATGDPGRPGEPGLPGARGLTGRPGDAGPQGKVGPTGAPGEDGRPGPPGPQGARGQPGVMGFPGPKGANGEPGKAGEKGLPGAPGLRGLPGKDGETGAAGPPGPAGPAGERGEQGAPGPSGFQGLPGPPGPPGESGKPGDQGVPGEAGAPGLVGPRGERGFPGERGSPGAQGLQGPRGLPGTPGTDGPKGATGPAGPNGAQGPPGLQGMPGERGAAGIAGPKGDRGDVGEKGPEGAPGKDGARGLTGPIGPPGPAGPNGEKGESGPPGPSGAAGARGAPGERGEPGAPGPAGFAGPPGADGQPGAKGEQGEPGQKGDAGAPGPQGPSGAPGPQGPTGVTGPKGARGAQGPPGATGFPGAAGRVGPPGPNGNPGPPGPPGSAGKDGPKGARGDAGPPGRAGDPGLQGPAGPPGEKGEPGEDGPAGPDGPPGPQGLAGQRGIVGLPGQRGERGFPGLPGPSGEPGKQGAPGSAGDRGPPGPVGPPGLTGPAGEPGREGNPGSDGPPGRDGAAGVKGDRGETGPVGAPGAPGAPGAPGPVGPTGKQGDRGETGAQGPMGPSGPAGARGMPGPQGPRGDKGETGEAGERGLKGHRGFTGLQGLPGPPGPSGDQGAAGPAGPSGPRGPPGPVGPSGKDGSNGMPGPIGPPGPRGRSGEPGPAGPPGNPGPPGPPGPPGTGIDMSAFAGLGQTEKGPDPIRYMRADEAAGSLRQHDVEVDATLKSLNNQIESIRSPEGSKKNPARTCRDIKLCHPEWKSGDYWIDPNQGCTLDAIKVFCNMETGETCVYPNPSSIPKKNWWTSKTKDKKHVWFAETINGGFHFSYGDEDLAPNTANIQMTFLRLLSTEGSQNVTYHCKNSIAYMDEETGNLKKAILIQGSNDVEIRAEGNSRFTYSVLEDGCTKHTGKWGKTVIEYRSQKTSRLPIVDIAPMDIGGADQEFGVDIGPVCFL; encoded by the exons ATGCCCGGccgcccgctgccgccgctgcgCCCGCTGCCGCTCCTGCGCCTGCTGCCGCTCCTGCTGccgctcctgctcctgctgccgccgccgcccgccgccgcgcaggACCGCGACCTCC CcgaggcaggcagctgcctgcaggacgGGCAGAGCTATCGCGATAAGGACGTGTGG AAGCCGGAGCCGTGCCGTATCTGCGTGTGCGACACGGGGACCGTCCTCTGCGACGAGATCATCTGCGAGGAGCTGCGGGACTGCCCCAGCCCCGAGATCCCCTTCGGAGAGTGCTGCCCCATATGCCCCACTGACCAGCCCAGCg GGCAACCTGGCCCCAAG GGGCAGAAGGGCGAACCCGGTGACATTAAAGAT GTTGTAGGACCCCGAGGGCCGCCGGGACCGCAG GGCCCGGCAGGTGAGCAAGGACAACGAGGGGACCGTGGCGAGAAGGGGGAGAAG GGCGCTCccggcccccggggcagggatggggaacCCGGCACCCCTGGAAATCCTggtccccccggcccccccggccctcccggcccccccggcctcGGTGGG AACTTCGCGGCGCAGATGGCGGGCGGCTTTGACGAGAAGGCTGGAGGCGCGCAGATGGGCGTCATGCAGGGACCCATG GGCCCCATGGGACCCCGCGGC CCCCCCGGACCCTCCGGCTCTCCC GGTCCCCAAGGATTTCAAGGCAACCCCGGCGAGCCCGGCGAGCCCGGCGCTGCT GGTCCGATGGGTCCCCGGGGACCACCGGGACCTCCTGGGAAACCCGGCGATGAC GGCGAGACTGGCAAACCTGGCAAATCTGGCGAGcgcggccccccccggc CACAGGGTGCTCGTGGCTTCCCCGGGACGCCCGGTCTCCCTGGAGTGAAAGGCCACCGG GGTTACCCCGGCCTTGACGGTGCCAAAGGAGAGGCAGGGGCTCCTGGAGCCAAG GGTGAATCCGGCTCCCCCGGCGAGAACGGCTCCCCTGGCCCCATG GGTCCCCGTGGGCTGCCCGGAGAGAGAGGACGTCCCGGCCCCTCCGGCGCTGCG GGTGCTCGTGGCAACGACGGCCTCCCTGGCCCAGCTGGACCCCCG GGACCTGTTGGCCCAGCCGGAGCCCCCGGCTTCCCCGGCGCCCCCGGCTCGAAG GGTGAAGCTGGTCCCACCGGCGCGCGAGGTCCTGAGGGTGCCCAGGGCCCCCGCGGTGAATCCGGGACCCCCGGCtcccccggccctgctggcgCCCCC GGCAACCCAGGGACCGACGGCATCCCCGGCGCCAAGGGCTCGGCG GGTGCCCCCGGCATCGCTGGCGCTCCAGGCTTCCCCGGACCCCGCGGCCCACCCGGACCCCAGGGTGCCACTGGCCCGCTGGGACCCAAGGGACAGACG GGAGAACCCGGCATCGCGGGCTTCAAAGGCGAGCAGGGACCCAAGGGCGAGACG GGACCTGCGGGACCCCAAGGTGCCCCCGGGCCGGCTGGTGAGGAAGGCAAGCGAGGAGCCCGCGGTGAACCCGGTGCTGCTGGCCCCGTGGGACCACCTGGAGAGAGG GGTGCTCCTGGCAATCGTGGCTTCCCCGGGCAGGACGGGCTGGCTGGACCCAAG GGTGCTCCAGGCGAGCGCGGCCCCGCTGGCCTCGCAGGTCCCAAGGGAGCCACCGGTGACCCCGGCCGTCCTGGCGAGCCTGGGCTGCCCGGAGCCAGG GGTCTCACCGGCCGCCCAGGCGACGCTGGTCCTCAAGGCAAAGTTGGCCCAACG GGTGCTCCCGGCGAGGACGGCCGCCctggcccccccggcccgcaggGTGCTCGAGGCCAGCCTGGCGTGATGGGTTTCCCTGGTCCCAAGGGTGCTAAC GGCGAGCCTGGAAAAGCCGGCGAGAAGGGGCTGCCCGgcgccccggggctgcgg GGTCTTCCCGGCAAGGACGGCGAGACGGGAGCTGCCGGCCCCCCGGGACCTGCC GGTCCCGCGGGCGAGAGGGGAGAGCAAGGAGCCCCCGGCCCCTCTGGCTTCCAG GGGCTGCCCGGGCCACCAGGTCCCCCTGGAGAGAGCGGCAAACCCGGAGATCAG GGTGTTCCTGGAGAAGCTGGTGCCCCCGGTCTCGTTGGTCCCAGA ggtgaACGCGGCTTCCCCGGTGAGCGTGGCTCTCCTGGCGCCCAAGGGCTGCAAGGTCCCCGTGGGCTCCCCGGCACACCGGGCACTGACGGACCCAAG GGTGCCACCGGACCAGCTGGCCCCAACGGCGCCCAGGGCCCCCCCGGGCTGCAGGGGATGCCCGGTGAGAGAGGAGCCGCCGGCATTGCTGGTCCCAAGGGGGACCGG GGAGACGTCGGAGAGAAGGGCCCTGAGGGAGCCCCTGGAAAGGACGGCGCACGC GGTCTGACAGGTCCCATCGgtccccccggccccgctggccCCAACGGCGAGAAG GGTGAATCGGGACCTCCTGGTCCATCCGGTGCTGCCGGTGCCCGCGGTGCCCCC GGCGAGCGCGGTGAGCCTGGTGCCCCCGGTCCCGCCGGATTTGCCGGACCCCCG GGTGCCGACGGGCAACCTGGTGCCAAAGGCGAGCAAGGAGAGCCCGGCCAGAAGGGTGACGCCGGCGCTCCGGGTCCCCAAGGTCCCTCCGGCGCACCTGGCCCACAG GGTCCAACTGGTGTAACTGGTCCCAAAGGAGCCCGGGGTGCTCAGGGCCCCCCT GGAGCCACTGGATTCCCCGGCGCTGCCGGCCGCGTGGGACCACCTGGCCCTAAC GGTAACCCAGGCCCCCCCGGTCCCCCCGGCTCCGCTGGCAAAGATGGTCCCAAGGGTGCTCGTGGCGACGCCGGTCCCCCGGGCCGTGCTGGTGACCCCGGTCTCCAAGGCCCCGCCGGTCCCCCTGGCGAGAAGGGCGAACCCGGCGAGGACGGCCCCGCC GGTCCTGATGGTCCCCCAGGTCCCCAGGGCTTGGCAGGACAGCGTGGCATCGTCGGTCTGCCCGGACAGCGCGGCGAGAGAGGCTTcccggggctgccggggcccTCG GGCGAACCTGGAAAACAAGGAGCACCCGGCTCTGCAGGTGACCGAGGGCCCCCCGGCCCTGTGGGTCCCCCCGGTCTGACGGGTCCTGCCGGTGAACCTGGGCGCGAG ggTAACCCTGGCTCTGACGGACCCCCGGGCAGGGACGGCGCGGCCGGCGTGAAG GGTGATCGTGGCGAGACCGGTCCCGTGGGTGCCCCCGGTGCTCCCGGTGCCCCCGGCGCTCCCGGCCCCGTCGGTCCCACTGGGAAACAAGGAGACAGAGGCGAGACG ggTGCACAAGGTCCCATGGGTCCCTCCGGTCCTGCTGGCGCTCGAGGCATGCCG GGTCCCCAGGGGCCTCGTGGTGACAAGGGTGAGACgggagaggctggagagagAGGGCTGAAGGGCCACCGTGGCTTCACCGGGCTGCAGGGTCTTCCCGGACCACCC GGTCCTTCTGGAGACCAAGGCGCTGCTGGCCCCGCGGGTCCCTCCGGTCCCAGG GGTCCCCCTGGCCCCGTTGGCCCCTCCGGCAAAGACGGCTCCAACGGCATGCCCGGCCCCATCggtccccccggcccccgcggaCGAAGCGGCGAACCAGGTCCTGCG GGTCCTCCTGGAAACCCGGGTCCCCCCGGTCCTCCCGGCCCCCCGGGCACTGGCATCGACATGTCGGCTTTCGCCGGGCTGGGTCAGACGGAGAAGGGTCCCGACCCCATCCGCTACATGCGGGCAGACGAGGCCGCCGGCAGCCTCCGGCAGCACGACGTGGAGGTGGACGCCACCCTCAAGTCCCTCAACAACCAGATCGAGAGCATCCGCAGCCCTGAGGGCTCCAAGAAGAACCCGGCCAGGACCTGCCGCGACATCAAGCTCTGCCATCCCGAGTGGAAGAGCG GAGACTACTGGATTGACCCGAACCAGGGCTGCACCTTGGACGCCATCAAAGTTTTCTGCAACATGGAAACGGGTGAGACCTGCGTCTACCCCaaccccagcagcatccccaagAAGAACTGGTGGACCAGCAAGACCAAAGACAAGAAGCACGTCTGGTTTGCAGAGACCATCAACGGCGGTTTCCAT TTCAGCTACGGCGATGAGGACCTGGCTCCCAACACCGCCAACATCCAGATGACCTTCCTGCGCCTCCTGTCCACCGAGGGCTCCCAGAACGTCACTTACCACTGCAAGAACAGCATCGCCTACATGGACGAGGAGACAGGCAACCTGAAGAAGGCCATCCTCATCCAGGGCTCCAACGACGTGGAGATCAGAGCCGAGGGCAACAGCAGGTTCACGTACAGCGTCCTGGAGGACGGCTGCACG AAACACACTGGCAAGTGGGGCAAGACAGTCATCGAGTACCGGTCGCAGAAGACCTCGCGCCTGCCCATTGTAGATATTGCACCTATGGACATTGGTGGAGCCGATCAGGAGTTTGGTGTGGATATTGGCCCAGTCTGcttcttgtaa